GGCAGTTGAACTGTCTTTTGATGTTGTGCAACCTACAGGTAAAGTGTTCATGCACGCCGTGGACATTTCTGGTTCTATGGGTAGCTTGGTTGCAGATATGGGACTGACTTGCTGTGAAATTGCCACCACAATGGCACTAGTGACAGCAAAAGCAGAGAAAAACTATATGATTCGCGGCTTTTCTACAGAATTTCGTGAATTAGGTATCAGTGCCAAAGATAGTTTTAGTTCTGCGGTTCGCAAAGCTAGCAATCAAAACTTCGGTGGAACGGATGCGTCTGTAGCTTACGACTGGATGATTAAGAATAAGTTCAAAGCAGATGTTGTCTGCTTTTGGACTGACTCGGAAAGCTGGGCTGGATATAAGCATCCAAGTCAAGCGCTGAAGGAGTACCGCAAAAAGGTAAATCCTAACGTCAAGGCGGTGTATGTCACTTTGACACCTTACCAAATTACTTTGGTAGATCCTGAAGATTCGCTGTCTTGGGATTTGGCAGGGTTCGACCCAGGTACGCCTCGCATTATCCAGATGCTAGCTACGGGTGAATTGTAGATATTCCTGAAGGGTAAAGGATGAAACACTTTATCCTTCATGCTTCATGGCGGGTTATCCTTGTTCGCAACTTGCCTTTCGGGGCCGAAGAATTTAGGGTTATCGGTTACATCTCCACCATTGTGGGGATTAGCGGGTTCAATCCCCGCACCCGCCTTTGTTTGATTTTCGATGTGCGATGGGTAAGAGTAGGGTGTCTTCGATGTGCGATCGCATTTCTCAAACTTGTCAGTTAAAATTCTGCTAATTAAGTCAAAAATGTTGCTATAAATTTACTGTAATATTGTTCATTTATTCTTAGACTATGAATTGCTTGTTTTACTTCCTCACTTTTTTGCTCAAATGACAGCTTATCAAATCTTTGTACTAATTTTTCTAAGTTTACTTTGATTTTATCAAAAGCTTCTGTACTTTCGTTATTTTTTGTAATTTGATATAAAAACATTCCTGTAAAATCCTGACATTCAGCTAAATATTGAATTAACTTAATCATTAGTTTATCCTCTTTAACTTTCGTCGCCATCAGCAAAGCTGTTTGAAAAAAACACTGGCTTACTTTCAAACTTCTTTGGTAATACTCAAATTCCTTGCTACTTGCTATAAAATTTTCTTCAATTTCATCAATTATTCCTAATACTTGTGTGCTTAATGCAAACTTATAAAGTACTAAACCTAAATTAGAATAACAATCAACATATTCAAAAACCATATTTTCGATAGCTTTAAAGAAAGGATTATCTAATACCTTTGGTTCTTGCCTTAATTCTTCAAAGCAACCTACTCCGTAAAATTCCATCACATGGTAAACAACTTCTAAGGCAATAGTTTCCTGTTTACTTAGTCCTTGTTTTACTGCTATTTTTGCATTTTCTATATTTAGATACGTTTGTTCTTGAGTATCATTTACTTTAATGCAAGTAATTTTTGGAATAATTGTTTGGCAGCTATTAGATATTAATGTAGATAAAAATATTCCAGCTTCAGTGTGACATTGTTTCCAATCATTTGTTAATTTAAGTCTTTGTATGGCTTCTTCGCGAATAACTTCATACAAGTAGCATCCTTCTTCACTAAACTTTACTAAAGCTCTGTTTTTTAAACCCCTGAGAAGTTTGAGTTTATCTCGCTCCTTTTGCTCATCCCAAAGCAAGTAAAAAATTCCTTCTTCAGGTATTATAGAAACATATTGATAACGGTAACATCCTAATCTGCATAAAAGTTTATAGACTTGGGGATTATCTCGTTGAAGTTTATCAAACTGATATTGAACAAGATTCTCTAAAGTAGAATTTATTAATAAATAATCACAATTTTTTTTCCAAAAATATTTTAAGTCTCCTTTTGATGTCGTTACAATATCACCACTAAGGATATACATAACCTCTGCATTACCTCCATAGGCTTGATGCATTTCCCTGAGAGCATCACTATCTATATTAATGTTACAGATTTCAAAATACTGTCGCCATACTTCTTGCTTTAAACCCTCTATTGTATAAGATTGAAAAGTTTGAAGACGCTTCAACGTATGTTCATCAATTTGCTCACGGCTTGTAATGAGAGTGACTGACTGTACACTATGATGCGCTAGTACAGTTAATAATTCTACATAATAGCTGTGCTGAGGTTCTATTAACTTACCATTTATCAAAGCAGGTTCAAGGTTATCAATTAATACACCAATCTTTCTAATCTGAAGCTGGGTTTTCAATTGCTCCAGCATAATCATAAAATTTTCTTCTGGATTATCCTTAAAATAATCTCTGAGCTTGACTCTTAACCAATCTTCTACTGAGTTGAGGTTCTGAGGTGTGCTTCCTACACGCAGTTCAAGATATTCTAAACCTTGAAGCTCAAACCATTTTTTAGCCAAGGTTGTTTTACCTATACCGCCCTCTGCTTGAATTAGAATAACTTTTGCGCCTTCGTTAACAAGGTTATTGAGGTGTGCGATCGCATCCTCACGCCCCACAAAATCATAATTCTTTGATGTTGGATTTTGATGTTTCTCTGTTTGAGATTTGCCAACTCGAATATCAACTATCTCTTGCCAATTTAGACCGAGCCCTTTACAAATTTCTTCAAAATTGAGGCGATCAATTGGTATCACCCGAAAAAAATTAGTAACTGTTGCGCGAGATAGTCCTAAATCTCTTGCTAAAGCAGCCTTATTTAAACTATTACGGATCAAAGCTTGATTTGCTTTTGCGATACCTTCTGTAGATGCTTTAAGCCCCCGCTCTGCCATATTTCAACTACGCAAGTTTTAATTATCTTAACTAAAGCTAATTAAAACTCATACACACTCATACACCAAGTCAGACACTCTGGATAGCTGACTCAGACGCTATCTCAGACACCAACCCTCGAAGCTAGTTGATGTAGTCATTCACAACACTCATGAAATCTACTTACATCAACGGACGATGCTACTATCAAGGCAATGGTGGTGTTGTTCTTCCTGCTGTCACCACAGTTTTAAAAGCGACACAGCCACCTGAGTCTCTAGCCGCCCTTTGCCATTGGCGCAATAAAGTTGGCGATGCAGAAGCAAATCGAATTGCTGCTAACAGCCGTCGCCGAGGAAATGCCTTACACCAATTGATTAAAGAATACTTGCAAGGTTACTCGCCCAAACCTGACAACAGCCTGATTCAGCCTTACTGGGATAGCGTTCAATCTGTGCTAAACCAACTTAGCGATGTTCAACTGGTTGAAGAAGCCGTGCCTAATTATAAAGAACTTTACGCCGGGAAAGTTGATTTAGTTGCTCGTTATCAAGGTGTTCCGCATTTAATTGAATGGACAACAGCCGAGGAAGCAAAACTGAGAATTGATAAGCTTTATGACAAGCCTTTACAACTAGCTGCTTATTGTGGTGCAATAAATCGGTATTATAGCGATCGCCTCTTTAACTGCAAAATTAACCATGCTCTCATTGTCGTAGCCTTGCCAGGTGAAAAAGCAGAGATTTTTGAATTTGATCGTGCAAGGCTAATTCATGTCTGGCATCAATGGCTGAATCGGCTGAATTTTTTCTTTAGTGCAGTTGCTGCATAAAAGTGCGATCGCATACCCGCCCAAAGCGATCGCAATTTTTTACAAGCAAAACCCGAAAATTAGACACAACATAAAATAGCGTAGGCGTAGCCCGTCATAGACATCGCTCATCATTTATTTAACTACCGAATGCTTAATTAAATAATCCCCCCAAGAAATTGATAATTGGTTTCCAAAAAATACCAGTCAACACATAAGGAGCGTATTGTAAAAGCGGTAAGCTAGTCTGCTTCGATGGCTTCAAAGGTAAACACTCCAAGAGAAAAGGCACTATACAGGTAAGCCCATAGGCAGTTGCTAAGGCTGTATTCCATTTAGGTTCATCTCCTGGTATGGGGCTATAATAAATACCCAGCATAATGAACGAGATCATTAAAAACTGCTCCCATAAAAACCAGGATTGAGGTGGTAGAAAATAAACTAACTGGAGAAAGCTGTTGTTGTCTATTTTTTGTCGCATCCCGAAAAGTACAGCCCAAGTTGCAGCGCCAACAATACCATCATCTTTCAGTCCATAAGTTCTTTGAAAGCGTTTAACGCCTCTCTCAGTTTCACGACTAAAATATCCGTCAGGTTCTTTTTTAAAAAATCCTTCTTCATTGAGAATAATTTGCAGTTCTTTAACTGCATCCTGTAACTTTGGAGACATACTTTTTTGATTGCGGTAAAGCTTTGGGTAGAAAAGGCAAGCCCAACTCAGTGGCCCAACTATCCCATCTACCTGAAGATTATTAGCTTTCTGAAATTTAATTACAGCCTCTTCTGTTTCTAAGTCAAATTTACCACTAATAGTTGAGAGGAAATCCTGAGCTTGCAGTCGTTCTTGGAGTTCATTAATTGATTCTTGTGCAGAGTTTGGCGAAAAGCCTCGGTATAATATGGGACGTTTATTGAATACACAGACTTGTTTTTCTTCTGGAAAATAACGTCGGGATTGTTTTAGCCCAAACAAGAGGTTTAGAAAGTTAAGTGTTTTATTTGTCATAGTTTTATTGAGTAATTTGTGAAAAAATCATCTGGCAAAGTTTTACAGCCTAGAAGTCGATATGGTCGGCAGCCTCTACGTACTAGAGACAAAAATAAACTTATAAATTAGCTTACTGGTTAAATTTAAGACAGGAGTTAACACTGTTAAAAAAATGTTACTAATTTGTCAAACTTTTGTTCGTTAAAATGTTGCTAACGCCACATTGATAACGAATTTATTGGGTAATATTTATGCCAGGTCAGTCAGAAGATTGGAATTTACCTAAAAGTTGGAATCGCAAGATTTTGCAGGACTGGGAGATAGACCGACTACTGACTAATTTGGAGGTTACACTTCAAAAGCGTTACAGACAAAGTACTAGGAAAGACCTGTTACTTGGGCTACTCTGTGGGTACAGCTTGAAAAAGATTGGTCAAGATTTGCACAAAGAAAACGCTGCTGTCAGAGCAGGGTTAAGCAATATCTATCGGGATATTGAAGTTTTGACAGGAGAAGCAAATAAAAGTGTCAAGTCCAGTAATCTTGTCTACGTTTTGGAAAAACATGGTTATCGTAGAGGGTCTGTTGTAGCTACTATCCAACGCCGTGACATCCCCCACAATTTGCCAGCACCGACTTACACCCAATTTATTGGTCGGGAGGCAGATATGAAAAAGCTATTAGAACGCCTTTCATCGGTGCATGGCGCTCACATGATCACAGTACATGGCATTGGTGGCGTAGGTAAAACGGCGCTGGTGTTAGCAGCTGCTTATCTATGCTTAAAAGCTAGTAACGAAAACTCTTCTGACGCACCCAAATTTGATGCGATTATTTTCACTTCAGCCAAACAACAAGAACTTATTCCCACTAATAGTATCTTGTGGCGGCAACAGGGACAGCGTAATCTACGCGATATCTTTCGAGAAATTGCTAATGCTTTAGATGACCCGACAATTCTTCAATCTCCTCCCAATGACCAATTCGATCGTGTTCGCCAAATTCTCTCAAAACGGAGAACACTGTTGATTGTGGACAATATGGAGACTATAGAGGACAGAAATGAGGTTATTGAGTTTTTATATAATCTACCCATTTGCATCAAAGTAATAATTACTAGCCGCGAACAAATTGCCTTGTTGCCAATCCGTCTGCGAAACTTACCTCAAGATGATGGTTTGCAGTTGATTAGACAACAAGCTGAAGAAAAAGGTATAAGCATCAACGATGAGGACTCTAAGCAACTCTACGATCGCACTGGCGGCATCCCTCTGGCGATCGTATATTCGCTTGGTCAATTATCCGGTGGCTACTCCCTAAACTCGGTATTGAATCGATTAACCTCGGCTACAGGTGATGTGGCTCGTTTTTGCTTTGAGCAATCAGTACAAGGAATCAAGGGACAGCCACCGCACAAGTTACTCATGTCACTGGCGATTTTTCCTGACTCTGCCATACTCGCAGCTGTGGCTGAGGTTGCTGGGCTAACAGCCGCTCCTGATATTGTAAATAATGGCTTGGCGCGTTTGCAGCAACTTTCCTTGGTGAATCTCAACCCAGAGACTAAGCGGTTTGATATGCTCTCTTTGACTCGTGAATATGCCTTAGCAGAATTAGCCGCTTACCCAGATTTTGAGAGGGAAGCACGAAGGCGCTGGGTGAGATGGTATCTTGATTTTGCCCACAATTATGCCGGAGAAGATTGGGAGAAGTGGATACACTACAATAAGTTAGAACCAGAAGAAGGAAATCTGCGAGCAGTACTTCATTGGTGTGAAGACAAAGAACACTATGAAGCAGTTAGGGATTTATGGCTTCTCTTAAGCCACTATGCAAATCTCTATGCCTATTGGGACGATCGCTTAGATTGGCTGCAATGGCTCATAGAACAATCAGAACGGCGTGGTGAATGGTCTTGTTTTGTAAAAATCATCGTCCGCAAAAGCTGGCTACTAATTCGAGAGTGTTCCTCTGTGAGTCTGAAAGAAGCAGATAAAATTTTGCGACGGACGTGGGTTTTGCGCGATCATGCAGATTTATGTGTTCAGGCTGACTTAGCCGAAAGTATGGCTAGGCTGCAAATTAGACAGAAGGATTATAAAGATGCACGTCACTGGCTAACTGTAGAAGAAAAATTGGTGATCGAGGCGAATCTAGAGGAGCGACAGCACATCCGCTATTTTATTCCCGTTCTTTATCATCAGGCTGAAATCCATTATTTAGAAGGTGAATATCTTTTAGCAAAGAAGCTCTTTCAAGAGGTGATGAAAAGTGCAGAAAAAATTAGTTGGCATCGGGTGATCAATTCTGCTCAAAATTGGCTGGCTGATATTGCAATTGAACAAGGCGATCGCGACGAAGCTCAAAAGCTATTAATTCAAGGCTTGACTGTTGCTGAAACGACTCACAACAAGCGACGTTTGGCTCGCTATCGGCGTTCTCTTGCCCGTTGGGAGAAAAAGTGGGGAAGTGCAGAGAAAGCCTACCAATTGTCAATTAAGGCTATTGATGGTTTTAAGCTCTTGGGAATGACACGGGATGCACAGGAGATGCAAATTTTCCTTGATTCACTGTAATCATAGGCGCTTATGTTGCCCACCCGACAAGATGGGATAATTTATTTATTGGAAATCCCTAAAAGCGCGATCGCATATCGACCAACACTAGACAAGATAATTTTTTACAAGATAATGTAATATAACTTAGCAGTATTCGAGCGATGCCTACGGCGGGATGCGCCTACGCTATTCCTTTTCAATCTAATTGCAAGCAAAGCGGCAATTTGCTACATATCAGAATGGTTCCATCCAAACTTGTCCACCCAAAGACAGTAGATTAAGTTTTGTCTGAATAACTATAAGGAATGAAATAGCTCTGCTTTCCAAAAAGTAAAAAAGGAACAGATTTTTATGGCATTTGATTACAACCTGTTTGTCATTGGTGCTGGGCCTGGTGGATTGGCAGCAGCTAAAAAAGCAGCTAGTTACGGTGTCCGTGTCGCTATTGCCGAACAAGAATCCATCGGTGGAACCTGTGTAAATCGCGGTTGCATTCCCAAAAAACTGATTGTCTACGCTGCTGACTTCGCCCTACAAAAGCAAATAGCGCCCAGTTATGGGTGGAGTGAATGTCAAACATATTTTGACTGGACATTATTTATTAAGTCAGTACATCAGCATCTTGACACCCTTAACCAGTCTTACTTTCAGCAATTACACAAAGCTGGAATTGAACTAATTTCCGATCGTGCCACTTTCATCGATGCTCATACTGTCGATATCAATGGACTTAAAGTTACAGCCGACAAAATTTTAATTGCTGTGGGAGGGCAACCCCTCAAGCCCAAAATTCCAGGCATAGAATATGCCATTACATCCCGCGAGATGTTTCAGTTACCTTATCTACCGAAGCGTTTAGCAATTATTGGCGGTGGCTACATTGGCGTAGAATTTTCCAGTATGATGCACGCCTTCGGTTGCCAGGTGACGGTGATTGAAAAAGACGAGATGATTTTATCGGGGTTTGATGATGAGATTCGCTCTGCGGTAGAACAAGGTTTGAGGAAACGCGGAATTAAGTTATTGACTAGTAGTACTGTTCAAGAAATCAAATACTCAGATGAGAGTTTGTTATTAACTATTACTGGTAAGAAGCGAGAAATAATTACAGCAGATACGATCTTGGTTGCCACAGGTTACGCTCCAAATACCAAGAATCTTGGTTTAGAAAATGCCCATGTTGAACTTGGCGAACATGGTGCAATCAAAGTAGATGAATACAGCCGCACCACCCAAGAAAATATTTTTGCTGTGGGTGACTGCACCAGTCGAGTGCAATTGTCTCCAGTGGCGAAGGCAGAAGGTATTGCTTTTGCCAATACAGTTTTTGGCAACAAGGTGCAAAAACTGGATTATGATTATGTGCCCTCTGCTGTTTTTTGCCGTCCAGAAGCGGCTGGTGTAGGGATGACGGAGGCGAAGGCACGGGAAAAATTTGGTGAATCTGTACAATGCTACTACACCCAATTCCAACCACTTTTGTATCAGCTAACCGACCAGAATGAGCCAACCACTATGAAGTTAGTTTTAAATGGCGATTCTGGGCAAGTTTTGGGCGCTCATCTGGTGGGTGAACACGCAGCAGATATCATTCAAAGTCTGGGTGTGGCAATTCGCAAGGGCATTACCAAGGAAGACTTGGATGAAATAATAGGTATTCACCCTACGGTAGGAGAAGAATTTTTTTCGTTAGATCGGGTGCAGGAATGAGTGAAGGGGGCAGGAGGCAGGAAGAAAACTGCCTTCTTTATAGATTTTCTTCCCGTATCCCCGTGTGCTTCTCAAGGAGTTTCTGAGAATACCTCTGAGCAAGATTTTGTGGGAGCGTTTAATTGGTCTAAAGTATTTGTTAATGAGTCATCTCCTAGCATGGGGTATCTGCTGTGGGAATTTACCACATCGTCAAAAGCTTTCAGATCCTCAAGAGCCTCTGATGCAGACTGATATCGGTGTTTGAAGTCATCCAGCACCATTTTACTGAGAATATTAGCAACGGAGCGGCTTACCTGAGAGCGTAGTTTACCGCCGTAGGCATCGCTCCATTTTATCTCTCCATCAGCATCTCTATCTAGATCGCGGGGTGCTATACCAGTCAAGGCTCTAATCCCAACCATACCCACTGCATAGATGTCACTACTGTATTGGGGACGGCCAAAACATTGTTCGCTGGGTGCGTAACCCTGAGTCCCAATGCCAAGGAGTTATGTAAAAATAAATTGAACAATTAACTGACTACTTTGGGTTTGATAATATAGTTCCACTCACCATGAAAAGAATTTCGTTCGATTGCGATAGTATCAAGCTCTTGGTCTGTAACCTTGATTCCCGTTTTGTAGAGATTTGGATCTAATCTAGCTTCAACTTCTAATCCTTGTGTGGTGGTAGTATTGCGAATTAGATTAATCACAACTTGCAAGCTAGTTAATGGTCTGCCTCGCCAGTTTTGGGTAATGTGACAAAACAAGCGATGCTCAATCTTATTCCATTTACTTGTGCCTGGAGGAAAATGACACACATGAATAGTTTTACCAGTATCAGTTGCTAATTCTTGTAACTTCAATTTCCACAATCGTGAGCGATAACTATTGCTACCACCGCAATCAGCCGTAATCATTATATGCTCACTGCTGGGATAAACTTGTTTACCCATTGAGTACCACCAATGACGAATAGACTCGACTGCAAACTCTGCGGTATCGTGGTCAATGCCAACATTTACCCATCCTTGATTTGAGGTTAAGTCATAAATTCCGTAGGGAATTGCCTTGCCCAACTTGGGGTCAACAAAATCATGCATTTTCACCTCAATTGGCTGTTCCTTTTCACACCACTCGGTTCCAGAATTTTTAAAATCTCCAATTAATTCTTTTTTTTTGTATCAACTGAAATTACGGGTTCGTTCTGGGATTGAAAGTGCAAGACTTGGTTGGAAATATGTAAAAACTGATCATCTCTATCTGGATGAGATGAGCCATCACGGGTTTTACGATTTGATTGTAAGCTGTAGCCAAGCGATTCAAGTAAGTTATAAACACTTTTAGGACTAGTCCTATGTCCCCCAATGTTTAATGCCGCAGCCAGTTTCACAACACTTTTAGAAGTCCATTTTAGAGGAGATTCTGGGTCTCCCAGTGTCACTGGTTCAATCAGCGATTCTAAATCTGATAGCAGCATTGCGTCTTTTTCTTCAAGTAGTTTACGTCCAGCACCTGACGAACGAATTCGATTACTATCATCATTCGAGGTTTTTTCCCCCGAAGCGTCTAACAATAACCGTATCCCAGCATGGATTGTAGTCCGGGATAGTCCAGTTGCGAGCGCAACCTGACTCACGCCTCCCCAGCCCAGGCTTCGGGCTTCAATTGCTGCCCAAATACGCCGTGTTTTCTCATTCAAATAAGGCGATAACGAATCGTACTTGTCTTGAATGCTTTCTACTACCTGCTTATCAGACATATAAGCCTTTAATTCGGTTACATTCTGATCATCTTACCATTCAGCAAATTGTTCAAGTTATTTTTACATGATGCCCAATGGTAAAGGGGGTTTGCTCTTCAGTATCAAGCTGTTTTGTGCTGACTTCTTTGACGGCTCCAAAGTCAATCAATACCAGTTTTCCATCTGAGTGCCGCCGGATAATATTACTGGGCTTGATATCCCGATGAATCACATTATTTTGGTGAACAAATGTTAATGTTTGCAATAAGTCTCTGACAATTTTGATCGCGGCAATTTCATCAATGGCTCTACCTGGTGGCAATTCCTGATTTAAGGTATGACCAATTATCTGTTCTTGCACTAGATAAAATTCTTCATCTTCTTCAAAATACGCCAAAAGTTGAGGGATCTGATCGTGTGTTCCCAATTTTTCTAAGGTTTGCGCCTCTGAGTGAAATAAACGTCTGGCAAGTTGCAAGGCTTCTGGTTTAGTGCTGGCTGGTTTTAGTTGCTTGACAACACATAGCGGACTCCCAGGACGTTGGGTATCTTCGGCAATGTAGGTTTCGCTGAATCCACCGGAACCAAGAACTTTGACAATTTTGTAGCGTCGAGCCAAGACTTTTCCTGATAAGGCTAAATCTCGTTGCTGGATTAAGTATTGCAAATCATATTGTTGACTGATGATCTCTTGAACAACGGGAGATGTTTTATACTTCTGGAAAATGTTTACTAATTGACGTTTTCTAATGCTTTCCCTCATGACTGAGGTTCCCAGGTAGGAAAGTCCGGTCATGGCGATCGCAATCATTGGTACAATCGTAGGAAAAATTAATCGACCATAGACAAATAACCCATAGCTAATTCCTAACCAAGCGCCAGATAGGGCGAGGCTATATAAAAATCTATTGATGCTACGCTTGCGTCTGCTAATCATCAAGGCTGCACTGCCAACTAGAACTAGCACAAACAAACCCTGCAATAGTGGAGTGTTAATTCCTGGAGCGATCGCTTTCCCTGACATCAAAGTTGCGATCGCATTGGCGTGAATTTCCACGCCCGACATCGGTTTAATGCTGTTGCTAGCAGCGACTGGATAATAATCATTATTTAACTTATCTGTCGCACCAATCAGCACTATCTTGTCTTTGAAGACCTTTCCCTGCTGCAAATAGGTGTTCCAATTTTCCGGATCGAGTACGTGCCAAAAGGGTATTTGCTCAAATGTACCCGCAGAACCCCAAAAATAAATGCGATCGCCTTTTGGTCGCGGATAATTTACTTGTGCTGTCCTGAGTGCTACTTCATCAAAAGAGGGTAGCTTCTCGATCAAATTATCTTCAGCCAACGACTTAGAAAACTCACTCGCCAATCGATGAACTTTACCATCCATCTCTACGGGAAAATTAACTGAGCCAATGGAAACTGACCCTGTACGAAACATCTGTTGTGGGTCTGTCAGTTGTGTAAAAGTCCCTTGGTGCGTCTGAGAATTTTCGTAAACGGCTGCTAAGGTAACTTTACTGCCATATTTTTGCAATACTGCCTGG
The Nostoc punctiforme PCC 73102 genome window above contains:
- the gorA gene encoding glutathione-disulfide reductase yields the protein MAFDYNLFVIGAGPGGLAAAKKAASYGVRVAIAEQESIGGTCVNRGCIPKKLIVYAADFALQKQIAPSYGWSECQTYFDWTLFIKSVHQHLDTLNQSYFQQLHKAGIELISDRATFIDAHTVDINGLKVTADKILIAVGGQPLKPKIPGIEYAITSREMFQLPYLPKRLAIIGGGYIGVEFSSMMHAFGCQVTVIEKDEMILSGFDDEIRSAVEQGLRKRGIKLLTSSTVQEIKYSDESLLLTITGKKREIITADTILVATGYAPNTKNLGLENAHVELGEHGAIKVDEYSRTTQENIFAVGDCTSRVQLSPVAKAEGIAFANTVFGNKVQKLDYDYVPSAVFCRPEAAGVGMTEAKAREKFGESVQCYYTQFQPLLYQLTDQNEPTTMKLVLNGDSGQVLGAHLVGEHAADIIQSLGVAIRKGITKEDLDEIIGIHPTVGEEFFSLDRVQE
- a CDS encoding peptidoglycan-binding domain-containing protein → MTNKTLNFLNLLFGLKQSRRYFPEEKQVCVFNKRPILYRGFSPNSAQESINELQERLQAQDFLSTISGKFDLETEEAVIKFQKANNLQVDGIVGPLSWACLFYPKLYRNQKSMSPKLQDAVKELQIILNEEGFFKKEPDGYFSRETERGVKRFQRTYGLKDDGIVGAATWAVLFGMRQKIDNNSFLQLVYFLPPQSWFLWEQFLMISFIMLGIYYSPIPGDEPKWNTALATAYGLTCIVPFLLECLPLKPSKQTSLPLLQYAPYVLTGIFWKPIINFLGGLFN
- a CDS encoding ISAzo13-like element ISNpu10 family transposase (programmed frameshift) gives rise to the protein MSDKQVVESIQDKYDSLSPYLNEKTRRIWAAIEARSLGWGGVSQVALATGLSRTTIHAGIRLLLDASGEKTSNDDSNRIRSSGAGRKLLEEKDAMLLSDLESLIEPVTLGDPESPLKWTSKSVVKLAAALNIGGHRTSPKSVYNLLESLGYSLQSNRKTRDGSSHPDRDDQFLHISNQVLHFQSQNEPVISVDNKKKELIGDFKNSGTEWCEKEQPIEVKMHDFVDPKLGKAIPYGIYDLTSNQGWVNVGIDHDTAEFAVESIRHWWYSMGKQVYPSSEHIMITADCGGSNSYRSRLWKLKLQELATDTGKTIHVCHFPPGTSKWNKIEHRLFCHITQNWRGRPLTSLQVVINLIRNTTTTQGLEVEARLDPNLYKTGIKVTDQELDTIAIERNSFHGEWNYIIKPKVVS
- a CDS encoding CHASE2 domain-containing protein; the protein is MAEEPTSTLTKNYVSAANRLSSKPTKVTSTVSARQSRWMIRLGHLLAGACVMGAAVLSAAGGESVQLMENKALSSFFQLRGPIVPPEDIVILAIDDQSISVPEQYYKINPKQYAYLETLKSYPYQRAAYAQIITKLIKAGVRSVAIDVVFDTPSSYGVTDDRQFQAVLQKYGSKVTLAAVYENSQTHQGTFTQLTDPQQMFRTGSVSIGSVNFPVEMDGKVHRLASEFSKSLAEDNLIEKLPSFDEVALRTAQVNYPRPKGDRIYFWGSAGTFEQIPFWHVLDPENWNTYLQQGKVFKDKIVLIGATDKLNNDYYPVAASNSIKPMSGVEIHANAIATLMSGKAIAPGINTPLLQGLFVLVLVGSAALMISRRKRSINRFLYSLALSGAWLGISYGLFVYGRLIFPTIVPMIAIAMTGLSYLGTSVMRESIRKRQLVNIFQKYKTSPVVQEIISQQYDLQYLIQQRDLALSGKVLARRYKIVKVLGSGGFSETYIAEDTQRPGSPLCVVKQLKPASTKPEALQLARRLFHSEAQTLEKLGTHDQIPQLLAYFEEDEEFYLVQEQIIGHTLNQELPPGRAIDEIAAIKIVRDLLQTLTFVHQNNVIHRDIKPSNIIRRHSDGKLVLIDFGAVKEVSTKQLDTEEQTPFTIGHHVKIT
- a CDS encoding ATP-binding protein, giving the protein MAERGLKASTEGIAKANQALIRNSLNKAALARDLGLSRATVTNFFRVIPIDRLNFEEICKGLGLNWQEIVDIRVGKSQTEKHQNPTSKNYDFVGREDAIAHLNNLVNEGAKVILIQAEGGIGKTTLAKKWFELQGLEYLELRVGSTPQNLNSVEDWLRVKLRDYFKDNPEENFMIMLEQLKTQLQIRKIGVLIDNLEPALINGKLIEPQHSYYVELLTVLAHHSVQSVTLITSREQIDEHTLKRLQTFQSYTIEGLKQEVWRQYFEICNINIDSDALREMHQAYGGNAEVMYILSGDIVTTSKGDLKYFWKKNCDYLLINSTLENLVQYQFDKLQRDNPQVYKLLCRLGCYRYQYVSIIPEEGIFYLLWDEQKERDKLKLLRGLKNRALVKFSEEGCYLYEVIREEAIQRLKLTNDWKQCHTEAGIFLSTLISNSCQTIIPKITCIKVNDTQEQTYLNIENAKIAVKQGLSKQETIALEVVYHVMEFYGVGCFEELRQEPKVLDNPFFKAIENMVFEYVDCYSNLGLVLYKFALSTQVLGIIDEIEENFIASSKEFEYYQRSLKVSQCFFQTALLMATKVKEDKLMIKLIQYLAECQDFTGMFLYQITKNNESTEAFDKIKVNLEKLVQRFDKLSFEQKSEEVKQAIHSLRINEQYYSKFIATFLT
- a CDS encoding tetratricopeptide repeat protein — protein: MPGQSEDWNLPKSWNRKILQDWEIDRLLTNLEVTLQKRYRQSTRKDLLLGLLCGYSLKKIGQDLHKENAAVRAGLSNIYRDIEVLTGEANKSVKSSNLVYVLEKHGYRRGSVVATIQRRDIPHNLPAPTYTQFIGREADMKKLLERLSSVHGAHMITVHGIGGVGKTALVLAAAYLCLKASNENSSDAPKFDAIIFTSAKQQELIPTNSILWRQQGQRNLRDIFREIANALDDPTILQSPPNDQFDRVRQILSKRRTLLIVDNMETIEDRNEVIEFLYNLPICIKVIITSREQIALLPIRLRNLPQDDGLQLIRQQAEEKGISINDEDSKQLYDRTGGIPLAIVYSLGQLSGGYSLNSVLNRLTSATGDVARFCFEQSVQGIKGQPPHKLLMSLAIFPDSAILAAVAEVAGLTAAPDIVNNGLARLQQLSLVNLNPETKRFDMLSLTREYALAELAAYPDFEREARRRWVRWYLDFAHNYAGEDWEKWIHYNKLEPEEGNLRAVLHWCEDKEHYEAVRDLWLLLSHYANLYAYWDDRLDWLQWLIEQSERRGEWSCFVKIIVRKSWLLIRECSSVSLKEADKILRRTWVLRDHADLCVQADLAESMARLQIRQKDYKDARHWLTVEEKLVIEANLEERQHIRYFIPVLYHQAEIHYLEGEYLLAKKLFQEVMKSAEKISWHRVINSAQNWLADIAIEQGDRDEAQKLLIQGLTVAETTHNKRRLARYRRSLARWEKKWGSAEKAYQLSIKAIDGFKLLGMTRDAQEMQIFLDSL